A single genomic interval of Antechinus flavipes isolate AdamAnt ecotype Samford, QLD, Australia chromosome 1, AdamAnt_v2, whole genome shotgun sequence harbors:
- the LOC127543450 gene encoding olfactory receptor 1361-like: protein MEGKNNSIVSEFILLGLSDEPEQQRLLFFLFLLMYLITGLGNLIMLAISSDPHLHTPMYFFLSNLSLVDICFTSTTIPKMLSNHISKNRTIPYAGCLTQVFFFIWFAGIDSILLTAMAYDRYVAICAPLHYNTIMTPRVCVLLVLVCWSWAITNSLTHTVLLTRLSFCGHNEIPHFFCDLSPLLKLACSDTFINDLMIYTVGALTAFLPFIGILLSYAHIFITIRKISSVNGMQKVFSTCGSHLTVVCLFYGTVIGVYFSPTSTHIAQQDTAAAVIYTLITPMLNPFIYSLRNKDMKGAVRMLITRKLGFTV, encoded by the coding sequence atggaagggaaaaataattctATAGTTTCAGAATTCATCCTTCTGGGTCTTTCAGATGAACCAGAACAGCAGAGGCTCCTATTCTTCCTGTTTCTCCTTATGTACCTGATCACTGGGCTGGGAAACCTCATCATGCTGGCTATAAGTTCTGACCCACACCTCCACACTCCCATGTACTTCTTCCTCAGTAATTTGTCCCTGGTTGACATTTGCTTCACCTCTACCACCATTCCCAAGATGCTGAGCAATCACATATCCAAAAACAGAACAATTCCTTATGCTGGGTGTCTGACACAAGTATTCTTCTTTATTTGGTTTGCAGGGATTGATAGTATCCTCCTCACTGCCATGGCTTATGACCGTTATGTGGCTATTTGTGCACCCCTACACTATAACACAATCATGACTCCGAGGGTCTGTGTCCTTCTAGTACTAGTGTGTTGGTCTTGGGCCATAACTAATTCCCTGACACACACCGTCTTGCTGACTCGATTGTCATTCTGTGGCCACAATgaaattcctcattttttctgTGACCTCAGTCCCCTTTTGAAGTTAGCCTGCTCTGACACTTTCATCAATGATTTGATGATCTACACAGTGGGAGCACTGACAGCATTTCTCCCCTTCATTGGAATACTCCTCTCCTATGCACACATTTTCATCACCATAAGGAAGATTTCATCTGTGAATGGGATGCAGAAAGTTTTCTCCACCTGTGGTTCCCATCTCACTGTGGTCTGTCTTTTCTATGGAACAGTCATTGGGGTGTACTTCAGTCCCACATCCACCCATATAGCCCAACAAGATACAGCAGCAGCTGTGATCTACACTCTGATCACCCCCATGCTGAATCCTTTTATCTACAGTCTAAGAAACAAGGACATGAAAGGAGCCGTGAGGATGCTCATCACTAGGAAACTAGGATTCACTGTATGA
- the LOC127543460 gene encoding olfactory receptor 1361-like, with the protein MEGANQSGISEFILLGLSEEPEQQRLLFFLFLLMYLITGLGNLLIMIAISSNSHLHTPMYFFLSNLSLVDICFTSTTIPKMLSNHISKNRTIPYAGCLTQAFFFIWFTGIDSVLLTAMAYDRYVAICAPLHYNTVMTPSICALLVLVSWSWAFINALIDTVLLTRLSFCGHNEIPHFFCDLSPLLKLACSDTFINDLMVHTMGALIVFLPFIGILISYTHIFIAVMKISSVNGMQKVFSTCGSHLTVVCLFYGTIIGVYFSPTSSHTAQQDTAATVMYTVVTPMLNPFIYSLRNKDMKEALKMLIIRKLGSTL; encoded by the coding sequence ATGGAAGGAGCAAATCAGTCTGGAATCTCAGAATTCATCCTTCTGGGTCTTTCAGAGGAGCCAGAGCAGCAGAGACTTCTGTTCTTCCTGTTCCTCCTTATGTACCTGATCACAGGGTTGGGGAATCTGCTCATCATGATCGCTATTAGCTCTAACTCACATCTACACACCCCCATGTACTTCTTCCTCAGTAATTTGTCCCTGGTTGACATCTGCTTCACCTCCACCACTATTCCCAAGATGCTGAGCAATCACATATCCAAAAACAGAACAATTCCCTATGCTGGGTGCCTGACACAagctttcttcttcatttggttTACAGGGATTGATAGTGTCCTCCTCACTGCCATGGCTTATGATCGCTATGTGGCTATTTGTGCACCCCTACACTATAACACAGTAATGACTCCAAGCATTTGTGCTCTTCTAGTACTAGTGTCTTGGTCTTGGGCCTTTATTAATGCCTTGATAGACACCGTCTTGCTGACCCGACTTTCCTTCTGTGGCCACAATGAAATCCCTCATTTTTTCTGTGACCTCAGTCCCCTTTTAAAGTTAGCCTGCTCAGACACCTTCATCAATGATTTGATGGTCCACACAATGGGAGCACTAATAGTATTTCTTCCCTTCATTGGAATACTCATCTCCTATACACACATTTTCATAGCTGTAATGAAGATCTCTTCTGTGAATGGGATGCAGAAAGTTTTCTCCACCTGTGGATCCCACCTGACTGTGGTCTGTCTCTTCTATGGGACAATCATTGGGGTATACTTCAGTCCCACATCCAGCCACACAGCCCAACAAGATACAGCAGCAACTGTGATGTACACTGTAGTCACCCCCATGCTGAACCCATTCATCTACAGCCTAAGGAATAAGGACATGAAAGAAGCCTTGAAGATGCTCATCATTAGAAAACTAGGATCCACTCTATGA
- the LOC127543467 gene encoding olfactory receptor 1361-like gives MEGRNQSGISEFILLGLSEEPEQQRLLFFLFLFMYLITGLGNLLIMMAIISDPHLHTPMYFFLSNLSLVDICFTSTTIPKMLNNHIFKNRTIPFAGCLTQVFFFIWFAGIDSILLTAMAYDRYVAICAPLHYSTVMTPRVCAILVLVSWSWACANSLTHTVLLTRLSFCGHNEIPHFFCDLSPLLKLACSDTFINDLMVYTVGALTTILPFIGILISYAHIFMAVMKISSVSGKQKVFSTCGSHLTVVCLFYGTIIGVYFSPTSTHTAQQDTAATVMYTVVTPMLNPFIYSLRNKDMKGALRMLIIRKLRFILGV, from the coding sequence ATGGAAGGGAGAAATCAGTCTGGAATCTCAGAGTTCATCCTTCTGGGTCTTTCAGAGGAGCCAGAGCAGCAGAGACTTCTGTTCTTCCTGTTCCTCTTTATGTATCTGATCACAGGGCTGGGGAATCTGCTCATCATGATGGCTATTATCTCTGACCCACACCTCCATACCCCCATGTATTTCTTCCTCAGCAACCTGTCCCTGGTTGATATCTGTTTCACCTCCACCACAATTCCCAAAATGTTGAACAATCACATATTCAAAAACAGAACAATCCCTTTCGCTGGGTGCCTGACACAAGTATTCTTCTTCATTTGGTTCGCAGGGATCGATAGTATCCTTCTCACTGCCATGGCTTATGACCGCTATGTGGCTATTTGTGCACCACTACACTACAGCACAGTCATGACTCCGAGGGTCTGTGCCATTCTAGTACTAGTGTCTTGGTCTTGGGCCTGTGCTAATTCCCTGACACACACTGTCTTGCTGACCCGACTCTCTTTCTGTGGCCACAATGAAATCCCTCACTTCTTCTGTGACCTCAGTCCCCTTTTAAAGTTGGCCTGCTCAGACACCTTTATCAATGACTTGATGGTCTATACAGTAGGAGCACTGACAACAATTTTACCCTTCATTGGAATCCTCATCTCCTATGCTCACATTTTCATGGCTGTAATGAAGATCTCATCTGTGAGTGGGAAGCAGAAAGTTTTCTCCACCTGTGGATCCCATCTCACTGTGGTCTGTCTCTTCTATGGGACAATCATTGGGGTGTACTTCAGCCCCACATCCACCCACACAGCCCAACAGGATACAGCAGCAACTGTGATGTACACTGTGGTCACCCCTATGCTGAACCCTTTCATTTACAGCCTAAGAAATAAGGACATGAAAGGAGCCTTGAGGATGCTTATTATTAGGAAATTAAGATTCATTCTAGGAGTATGA